A region from the Verrucomicrobiota bacterium genome encodes:
- a CDS encoding DUF1318 domain-containing protein produces the protein MKTTSIFISLILGLLALNAPSTFAAERTETSIKQSLLRRVAVIDGLKLSGKVGENNLGTLTQRGLLSTDETRLMNGENKDRMDLYTILAKRLNLTVSVVGQGRAEELRKKSAAGVWLQDPKGDWYQQN, from the coding sequence ATGAAAACCACATCCATATTTATTTCCCTGATTTTAGGATTATTGGCACTAAACGCACCAAGCACTTTCGCAGCCGAAAGAACTGAAACCAGTATCAAACAGAGCTTGCTACGACGGGTCGCAGTAATTGACGGCCTTAAGCTATCCGGTAAAGTAGGAGAAAACAATCTTGGGACTTTGACCCAACGTGGCCTTCTTTCGACAGATGAGACTCGACTCATGAATGGTGAAAACAAGGATAGGATGGACCTCTACACCATTTTGGCAAAACGACTCAATCTCACAGTCAGTGTTGTAGGACAAGGACGGGCAGAAGAGTTGAGAAAGAAGTCCGCAGCTGGAGTCTGGCTCCAGGATCCGAAAGGCGACTGGTACCAACAAAATTAG